A window of the Henckelia pumila isolate YLH828 chromosome 3, ASM3356847v2, whole genome shotgun sequence genome harbors these coding sequences:
- the LOC140888835 gene encoding uncharacterized protein, translating into MQQNLRHRKFKESIAGRPPKNLEELLERAEKYIRVEESIEPHYLNKRKREEDKPDIRKRDEKRTAQSPRLQNTPLNARLIDILVVAEKQGLLRPPRPMQNNPKRLRSEKYCHFHKDKGHTTEDCFSLRAEIEKLIKRGHLGNFVDKSRGEKRDDRRRDEQPKHDYQKRHDEIGKQHERADENLPSGGVIAVITGGPACGDSNNARKALLRAAKGTNNLSSPTSLSICEVETIQDGLSFSDKDLENPRGTHNDALIISATISNFWVKKILVDSGSSADIIFHNAFVKLGISNAQLTPVNTPLVGFSGEIVEALGEATLPLSLGSYPKRSTKMVKFLVVKASSAYNVILGRPSLNIFQAIGSSYHMKLKFPTPGGVGEALGDHRLARECHVVTLRGSSENRKRQVSSKEKPPKPEKLLRENGIHLVDEEAESKERITATETLKHVAIIPTDPKKTLKIGTELPPELEEKLKNFLGRNLDVFAWGDEHLPGIPHEYALHHLRVDPKMRPVKQKKRAFGPEKNRHIAAEVEKLLVAKYIRPVSYPDWLANVVLVPKPGGKWRLCIDFTDLNKACPKDPFPLPRIDLLVDSTAGCELLTFLDAYQGYNQIGLAPEDREKASFITDRGIYCYDVMPFGLKNAGATYQRLVNSMFEQLIGRNMEVYIDDMLVKSIQASNHLEDLEECFSILRKYRMKLNPDKCTFGVRGGKFLGYMVSERGIEANPEKIKAILNMNPPKSVKGIQELTGRLAALNRFISRSADKGLPFFKMLRSGKGFQWTEECQQAFDELKVHLTSPPLLVKPNDGDTLLIYLAISAEAVSAVLVSEVGREHKPVYYISRTLHGAELRYTKIEKLALALVIAARKLRPYFHSHPIIVLTNHPLKQIISSPEASGRMVKWAVELSQYGIEYRPRPAIKAQILADFLVEMTVTQEESSTQTWMVYVDGSSISTEAVQV; encoded by the coding sequence ATGCAGCAAAACTTGCGTCATCGGAAGTTCAAGGAATCAATAGCGGGAAGGCCGCCCAAAAACCTAGAGGAATTACTGGAAAGAGCTGAGAAATACATTCGGGTTGAGGAATCTATTGAACCACACTACCTgaataaaagaaagagagaagaagaTAAACCAGATATTAGAAAGCGAGACGAGAAGCGAACAGCACAGAGCCCCCGTCTCCAGAATACACCCCTCAATGCACGTCTGATCGATATACTGGTAGTGGCTGAAAAACAAGGATTGTTACGTCCCCCTCGCCCAATGCAGAATAACCCAAAGCGCCTACGTTCGGAAAAGTATTGTCATTTTCATAAAGATAAAGGTCATACTACAGAAGATTGCTTCAGTTTGCGAGCAGAAATTGAAAAACTCATAAAGCGCGGACATTTGGGGAATTTCGTGGACAAGTCCCGCGGTGAAAAACGAGACGACAGGCGTCGGGACGAACAACCAAAACATGACTATCAAAAGCGCCATGACGAAATTGGGAAACAGCATGAACGAGCGGATGAAAATTTGCCCTCGGGAGGGGTAATCGCCGTAATCACTGGGGGGCCTGCTTGTGGCGACTCGAACAATGCAAGAAAAGCTCTTCTGCGAGCAGCAAAAGGAACCAACAATTTATCCAGCCCCACATCCTTGTCAATATGTGAAGTTGAAACCATCCAAGATGGATTATCATTCAGTGACAAAGATCTGGAGAACCCTCGGGGTACCCATAATGATGCTTTAATCATCTCAGCCACAATCTCCAATTTTTGGGTAAAGAAAATTCTAGTGGATTCTGGAAGTTCGGCCgacataatttttcataatgCATTCGTAAAGTTGGGTATTAGTAATGCACAGTTAACTCCAGTCAACACTCCACTAGTCGGATTTTCCGGAGAAATAGTTGAAGCTTTGGGAGAGGCAACGCTTCCTCTATCCTTGGGTTCTTACCCCAAGCGGTCTACTAAAATGGTGAAATTCCTTGTGGTAAAAGCTTCATCTGCGTACAATGTGATATTGGGACGACCAAGTCTCAATATATTCCAAGCCATCGGATCGTCATATCATATGAAGCTGAAGTTTCCGACGCCAGGAGGAGTAGGAGAAGCCCTTGGTGATCATCGTCTAGCTAGAGAGTGTCATGTAGTGACTCTGCGGGGTTCGTCAGAAAATCGGAAAAGACAAGTCTCTAGCAAGGAAAAACCACCAAAACCCGAAAAGCTTTTGCGTGAAAACGGAATTCATTTGGTGGATGAAGAAGCTGAGAGCAAAGAGAGAATAACAGCAACTGAAACTCTGAAACATGTGGCAATCATTCCAACTGATCCCAAGAAAACCCTAAAGATTGGGACCGAATTACCTCCTGAGCTGGAAGAGaagttgaaaaattttcttggtCGCAATCTGGACGTGTTTGCTTGGGGTGATGAGCATCTGCCAGGAATACCTCATGAATATGCGCTTCATCACCTCCGTGTTGATCCGAAAATGAGACCggtgaagcaaaagaaaagagcaTTTGGTCCAGAGAAAAATCGGCATATAGCCGCGGAAGTGGAGAAACTCTTAGTGGCAAAGTACATCAGGCCAGTTTCATACCCAGATTGGCTTGCAAATGTGGTTTTAGTACCAAAACCTGGAGGAAAGTGGCGTTTGTGTATAGATTTCACTGATCTCAACAAAGCATGCCCCAAAGATCCGTTTCCACTCCCTCGAATTGACTTGTTAGTCGATTCGACAGCAGGATGCGAGCTGCTCACTTTTCTTGATGCATATCAAGGATACAATCAGATCGGCCTAGCGCCAGAAGACCGAGAAAAAGCAAGTTTCATCACTGATCGAGGAATTTATTGTTATGAtgtaatgccgtttggtctgaaaAATGCTGGAGCTACCTATCAGCGTTTGGTAAATAGCATGTTCGAACAATTGATCGGGCGTAACATggaagtttatatagatgacatgctCGTCAAAAGTATTCAAGCATCTAATCATTTGGAAGATCTTGAGGAATGTTTCAGTATACTCAGAAAATACAGGATGAAACTTAATCCGGATAAATGCACTTTTGGTGTACGAGGAGGCAAATTTCTCGGTTATATggtgtcagaacgaggaatagaGGCCAACCCTGAAAAAATCAAAGCTATTTTAAACATGAATCCTCCGAAGAGTGTAAAAGGCATCCAAGAATTGACAGGACGTTTGGCCGCCCTCAACCGATTTATCTCAAGATCTGCAGACAAGGGTTTACCATTTTTCAAaatgttgaggagtgggaaaggttttcaatggacagAAGAGTGTCAGCAAGCATTTGACGAGTTGAAAGTACATCTGACCTCTCCGCCGTTGTTGGTGAAACCAAACGACGGTGACACCCTGTTAATTTATCTGGCAATATCTGCGGAGGCGGTAAGTGCAGTATTGGTCTCTGAAGTAGGACGTGAGCACAAGCCAGTTTATTATATCAGTCGAACTTTACACGGagcagaattaagatatacaaAGATCGAGAAACTGGCACTGGCTTTGGTAATTGCAGCGAGAAAATTACGTCCTTACTTTCActctcatccaataattgtactcACCAATCATCCTCTCAAACAAATTATCTCGAGTCCTGAAGCATCAGGAAGAATGGTTAAGTGGGCTGTTGAACTGAGCCAATATGGAATTGAATATCGCCCGCGTCCAGCGATTAAAGCGCAAATTCTGGCTGATTTTCTAGTAGAAATGACAGTAACTCAAGAAGAGAGTTCCACCCAAACATGGATGGTTTATGTCGACGGGTCATCAATCTCTACGGAAGCGGTGCAGGTATAG